In one window of Escherichia coli DSM 30083 = JCM 1649 = ATCC 11775 DNA:
- the mrdA gene encoding peptidoglycan DD-transpeptidase MrdA: MKLQNSFRDYTAESALFVRRALVAFLGILLLTGVLIANLYNLQIVRFTDYQTRSNENRIKLVPIAPSRGIIYDRNGIPLALNRTIYQIEMMPEKVDNVQQTLDALRSVVDLTDDDIAAFRKERARSHRFTSIPVKTNLTEVQVARFAVNQYRFPGVEVKGYKRRYYPYGSALTHVIGYVSKINDKDVERLNNDGKLANYAATHDIGKLGIERYYEDVLHGQTGYEEVEVNNRGRVIRQLKEVPPQAGHDIYLTLDLKLQQYIETLLAGSRAAVVVTDPRTGGVLALVSTPSYDPNLFVDGISSKDYSALLNDPNTPLVNRATQGVYPPASTVKPYVAVSALSAGVITRNTTLFDPGWWQLPGSEKRYRDWKKWGHGRLNVTRSLEESADTFFYQVAYDMGIDRLSEWMGKFGYGHYTGIDLAEERSGNMPTREWKQKRFKKPWYQGDTIPVGIGQGYWTATPIQMSKALMILINDGIVKVPHLLMSTAEDGKQVPWVQPHEPPVGDIHSGYWELAKDGMYGVANRPNGTAHKYFASAPYKIAAKSGTAQVFGLKANETYNAHKIAERLRDHKLMTAFAPYNNPQVAVAMILENGGAGPAVGTLMRQILDHIMLGDNNTDLPAENPAVAAAEDH; this comes from the coding sequence ATGAAACTACAGAACTCTTTTCGCGACTATACGGCAGAGTCCGCGCTGTTTGTGCGCCGGGCGCTGGTCGCCTTTTTGGGGATTTTGCTGCTGACCGGCGTGCTTATCGCCAACCTGTATAATCTGCAAATTGTTCGCTTTACCGACTACCAGACCCGCTCTAATGAAAACCGCATTAAGCTGGTGCCTATCGCACCCAGCCGCGGCATTATCTACGACCGTAACGGTATCCCTCTGGCTCTCAACCGCACTATCTACCAGATAGAAATGATGCCGGAGAAAGTCGATAACGTGCAGCAAACGCTGGACGCTTTGCGCAGCGTGGTTGATCTGACCGATGATGATATTGCGGCATTCCGAAAAGAGCGCGCACGTTCACACCGTTTCACCTCTATTCCGGTGAAAACTAACCTGACCGAAGTACAAGTAGCTCGCTTTGCCGTCAACCAGTACCGTTTTCCGGGTGTTGAAGTTAAAGGCTATAAACGTCGTTACTATCCTTACGGTTCGGCGTTGACCCACGTCATCGGCTATGTGTCGAAAATCAACGATAAAGACGTCGAACGCCTGAATAATGACGGCAAACTGGCCAACTATGCGGCAACGCATGATATCGGTAAGCTGGGCATTGAACGTTACTATGAAGACGTGCTGCACGGTCAGACCGGTTATGAAGAGGTTGAAGTTAACAACCGTGGGCGTGTTATCCGCCAGTTAAAAGAAGTACCACCGCAAGCCGGACACGATATTTACCTGACGCTGGATCTCAAACTCCAGCAATATATTGAAACGCTGCTGGCGGGTAGCCGCGCAGCTGTGGTAGTCACCGATCCGCGTACAGGTGGGGTGTTGGCGCTGGTTTCCACGCCTAGTTATGACCCAAACCTGTTTGTTGACGGTATCTCCAGCAAAGATTATTCCGCCTTGCTGAACGACCCGAATACACCGCTGGTGAACCGCGCCACACAGGGGGTTTATCCTCCCGCGTCTACAGTTAAACCCTATGTTGCGGTTTCGGCATTGAGTGCCGGGGTGATCACGCGCAATACGACGCTGTTTGACCCCGGCTGGTGGCAACTGCCAGGGTCGGAAAAACGTTATCGTGACTGGAAAAAATGGGGCCACGGGCGTCTGAATGTCACAAGATCGCTGGAAGAATCTGCGGATACCTTCTTCTATCAGGTGGCCTACGATATGGGGATCGATCGCCTCTCCGAATGGATGGGGAAATTCGGTTATGGTCATTACACCGGTATCGACCTGGCGGAAGAACGTTCCGGCAACATGCCTACCCGCGAATGGAAACAGAAACGCTTTAAAAAACCGTGGTATCAGGGTGACACCATTCCGGTTGGTATCGGTCAGGGTTACTGGACAGCGACCCCAATCCAGATGAGTAAGGCACTGATGATCCTGATTAATGACGGTATCGTGAAGGTTCCGCATTTACTGATGAGCACCGCCGAAGACGGCAAACAGGTGCCATGGGTACAACCGCATGAACCGCCCGTCGGCGATATTCATTCCGGTTACTGGGAGCTGGCGAAAGACGGTATGTACGGTGTTGCTAACCGCCCTAACGGTACGGCGCATAAATATTTTGCCAGCGCACCGTACAAAATTGCGGCGAAATCCGGTACCGCTCAGGTCTTCGGTCTGAAAGCGAACGAAACCTATAATGCGCACAAAATTGCCGAGCGTTTACGTGACCACAAACTGATGACCGCCTTTGCGCCATACAACAATCCGCAAGTGGCTGTCGCCATGATTCTGGAGAACGGTGGCGCGGGTCCGGCGGTTGGTACGCTGATGCGCCAGATCCTCGACCACATTATGCTGGGTGATAACAACACCGATCTGCCTGCGGAAAATCCAGCGGTTGCCGCAGCGGAGGACCATTAA
- a CDS encoding deaminated glutathione amidase, with protein sequence MLVAAGQFAVTSVWEKNAEICGSLMAQAAENDVSLFVLPEALLARDDHDADLSVKSAQLLEGEFLGRLRRESKRNMMTTILTIHVPSTPGRAWNMLVALQAGNIVARYAKLHLYDAFAIQESRHVDAGNEIAPLLEVEGMKVGLMTCYDLRFPELALAQALQGAEILVLPAAWVRGPLKEHHWSTLLAARALDTTCYMVAAGECGNKNIGQSRIIDPFGVTIAAASEMPALIMAEVTPERVRQVRAQLPVLNNRRFAPPQLL encoded by the coding sequence ATGCTGGTTGCCGCAGGACAGTTTGCTGTTACATCTGTGTGGGAAAAGAACGCTGAGATTTGTGGCTCGTTGATGGCGCAGGCGGCGGAAAACGACGTTTCGCTGTTTGTCCTGCCGGAAGCATTACTGGCGCGTGATGATCATGATGCAGATCTATCGGTTAAATCAGCACAGCTGCTGGAAGGCGAATTCCTCGGACGTTTACGGCGAGAAAGTAAACGTAACATGATGACGACAATTCTGACGATTCATGTTCCTTCAACGCCGGGGCGCGCATGGAATATGCTGGTGGCGCTACAGGCAGGAAACATCGTCGCCCGTTATGCCAAACTGCATCTCTATGATGCATTTGCCATTCAGGAATCACGCCATGTTGATGCCGGTAATGAAATAGCTCCGTTACTGGAGGTGGAAGGGATGAAGGTCGGTCTGATGACCTGTTATGACTTACGCTTTCCAGAGCTGGCGCTGGCACAGGCATTACAGGGAGCTGAAATCCTGGTACTTCCTGCCGCCTGGGTTCGTGGGCCGCTCAAAGAGCATCACTGGTCAACGTTGCTTGCCGCTCGTGCGCTGGATACCACCTGTTATATGGTGGCGGCGGGGGAGTGCGGGAACAAAAATATCGGGCAAAGCCGGATTATAGATCCCTTTGGCGTCACCATTGCGGCAGCGTCAGAAATGCCAGCACTCATTATGGCGGAAGTGACGCCCGAACGTGTGCGTCAGGTACGCGCGCAACTGCCCGTCTTAAACAACCGTCGCTTTGCGCCGCCGCAATTATTATGA
- the tatE gene encoding twin-arginine translocase subunit TatE, with translation MGEISITKLLVVAALVVLLFGTKKLRTLGGDLGAAIKGFKKAMNDDDAAAKKGADVDLQAEKLSHKE, from the coding sequence ATGGGTGAGATTAGTATTACCAAACTGCTGGTAGTTGCGGCGCTGGTCGTTCTGCTGTTTGGGACTAAGAAGTTACGTACGCTGGGCGGAGACCTTGGAGCGGCCATTAAAGGGTTCAAGAAGGCGATGAATGATGACGATGCTGCGGCGAAAAAAGGCGCAGACGTTGATCTTCAGGCTGAAAAGCTCTCTCATAAAGAGTGA
- the mrdB gene encoding peptidoglycan glycosyltransferase MrdB (rod shape-determining protein RodA), whose amino-acid sequence MTDNPNKKTFWDKVHLDPTMLLILLALLVYSALVIWSASGQDIGMMERKIGQIAMGLVIMVVMAQIPPRVYEGWAPYLYIICIILLVAVDAFGAISKGAQRWLDLGIVRFQPSEIAKIAVPLMVARFINRDVCPPSLKNTAIALVLIFMPTLLVAAQPDLGTSILVALSGLFVLFLSGLSWRLIGVAVVLVAAFIPILWFFLMHDYQRQRVMMLLDPESDPLGAGYHIIQSKIAIGSGGLRGKGWLHGTQSQLEFLPERHTDFIFAVLAEELGLVGILILLALYILLIMRGLWIAARAQTTFGRVMAGGLMLILFVYVFVNIGMVSGILPVVGVPLPLVSYGGSALIVLMAGFGIVMSIHTHRKMLSKSV is encoded by the coding sequence ATGACGGATAATCCGAATAAAAAAACATTCTGGGATAAAGTCCATCTCGATCCCACAATGCTGCTGATCTTACTGGCATTGCTGGTTTACAGCGCCCTGGTTATCTGGAGCGCCAGCGGTCAGGATATTGGCATGATGGAGCGTAAAATCGGCCAGATTGCGATGGGTCTGGTCATCATGGTGGTGATGGCGCAAATTCCTCCACGCGTTTATGAAGGCTGGGCCCCCTATCTCTATATCATCTGTATTATTTTGCTGGTGGCGGTAGATGCTTTCGGTGCCATCTCTAAAGGCGCTCAACGCTGGCTGGACCTCGGTATTGTTCGTTTTCAACCGTCGGAAATTGCCAAGATAGCCGTACCGTTGATGGTTGCACGCTTTATCAACCGCGACGTTTGCCCACCTTCATTGAAGAATACAGCTATCGCGCTGGTACTGATATTTATGCCCACGCTGCTGGTGGCTGCACAGCCTGACCTGGGAACATCAATCCTCGTTGCGCTTTCCGGCCTGTTTGTACTGTTCCTCTCTGGCCTTAGCTGGCGTCTGATTGGCGTCGCAGTAGTGCTGGTAGCGGCGTTCATTCCGATTCTGTGGTTCTTCCTGATGCATGATTACCAGCGCCAGCGCGTAATGATGCTCCTGGACCCGGAATCAGACCCACTCGGCGCAGGCTATCACATTATTCAGTCTAAAATTGCTATTGGCTCCGGCGGATTACGCGGCAAAGGCTGGCTGCACGGCACTCAGTCACAGCTTGAATTTCTCCCCGAACGCCATACCGACTTTATCTTCGCGGTACTGGCGGAAGAGCTGGGATTAGTGGGCATTTTGATTCTGCTCGCTCTTTACATTCTGCTGATCATGCGCGGGCTGTGGATAGCCGCCAGAGCGCAAACCACCTTTGGTCGCGTCATGGCTGGCGGCTTAATGCTGATATTATTCGTTTATGTCTTCGTAAATATTGGTATGGTAAGCGGTATTCTGCCGGTTGTAGGGGTTCCGCTCCCACTGGTCAGTTATGGAGGATCGGCGCTAATTGTGCTGATGGCTGGGTTCGGGATTGTAATGTCAATCCACACCCACAGGAAAATGTTGTCGAAAAGCGTGTAA
- the rsfS gene encoding ribosome silencing factor has protein sequence MQGKALQDFVIDKIDDLKGQDIIALDVQGKSSITDCMIICTGTSSRHVMSIADHVVQESRAAGLLPLGVEGENSADWIVVDLGDVIVHVMQEESRRLYELEKLWS, from the coding sequence TTGCAGGGTAAAGCACTCCAGGATTTTGTTATCGACAAAATTGATGACCTCAAAGGTCAGGACATCATCGCCTTAGACGTTCAGGGCAAATCCAGCATCACCGACTGCATGATCATCTGTACGGGTACGTCCAGCCGCCATGTTATGTCCATTGCTGATCACGTTGTGCAGGAGTCTCGCGCAGCGGGCCTGTTACCGCTCGGCGTAGAAGGTGAAAACAGCGCCGACTGGATTGTCGTGGATTTGGGCGATGTGATTGTCCATGTCATGCAGGAAGAGAGCCGTCGCCTGTATGAACTGGAAAAACTCTGGAGTTAA
- the cobC gene encoding adenosylcobalamin/alpha-ribazole phosphatase → MRLWLIRHGETQANVDGLYSGHAPTPLTARGIEQAQNLHTLLHDVSFDLVLCSELERAQHTARLVLSDRQHPVHIIPELNEMFFGDWEMRHHRDLMQEDAENYSAWCNDWQHAIPTNGEGFQAFSQRVERFIARLSEYQHYQNILVVSHQGVLSLLIARLIGMPAESMWHFRVDQGCWSAIDINQKFATLRVLNSRAIGVENA, encoded by the coding sequence ATGCGACTGTGGTTAATTCGTCATGGTGAAACGCAAGCGAATGTCGATGGTCTGTACAGCGGTCATGCGCCCACACCCCTGACCGCGCGCGGTATTGAGCAAGCGCAAAATCTGCATACGCTGCTACATGATGTTTCCTTTGACCTGGTTTTATGCAGTGAACTGGAACGGGCACAGCATACCGCGCGACTGGTTCTTAGTGACCGCCAGCACCCCGTTCATATCATCCCTGAACTCAATGAAATGTTTTTTGGCGACTGGGAGATGCGACATCATCGTGACCTCATGCAAGAAGATGCCGAAAACTATAGCGCGTGGTGCAATGACTGGCAGCATGCTATCCCCACGAACGGTGAAGGATTTCAGGCATTTTCGCAACGTGTGGAACGATTTATCGCAAGGCTTAGTGAATATCAGCACTATCAGAATATTTTAGTCGTCAGCCATCAGGGCGTACTGAGTCTGTTAATTGCTCGTTTAATTGGCATGCCTGCCGAGTCTATGTGGCATTTCCGCGTTGACCAGGGGTGTTGGAGCGCCATTGATATCAACCAAAAATTCGCGACGCTACGCGTCCTCAATAGCCGTGCCATCGGGGTCGAGAATGCATGA
- the rlpA gene encoding endolytic peptidoglycan transglycosylase RlpA, with amino-acid sequence MRKQWLGICIAAGMLAACTSDDSQQQTVSVPQPAVCNGPIVEISGADPRFEPLNATANQDYQRDGKSYKIVQDPSRFSQAGLAAIYDAEPGSNLTASGEAFDPTQLTAAHPTLPIPSYARITNLANGRMIVVRINDRGPYGNDRVISLSRAAADRLNTSNNTKVRIDPIIVAQDGSLSGPGMACTTVAKQTYALPAPPDLSGGAGTSSVPVPQGDILPVSNSTLKSEDPTGAPVTSSGFLGAPTTLAPGVLEGSEPTPAPQPVVTAPSTTPATSPAMVTPQAASQSASGNFMVQVGAVSDQARAQQYQQQLGQKFGVPGRVTQNGAVWRIQLGPFASKAEASTLQQRLQTEAQLQSFITTAQ; translated from the coding sequence ATGCGTAAGCAGTGGCTCGGGATCTGCATCGCGGCAGGAATGCTCGCGGCATGTACAAGCGATGATAGTCAGCAACAGACGGTAAGTGTACCGCAGCCTGCGGTATGTAACGGCCCCATAGTTGAAATTAGCGGGGCAGACCCGCGTTTCGAACCACTGAACGCGACGGCAAATCAGGATTACCAGCGCGACGGTAAAAGCTACAAAATCGTGCAGGATCCGTCTCGATTTAGCCAGGCGGGACTGGCGGCAATCTATGATGCCGAACCCGGCAGTAACCTGACGGCCTCTGGCGAAGCTTTCGATCCGACACAGTTGACGGCGGCCCATCCAACGCTTCCAATCCCCAGCTACGCCAGAATCACTAATCTGGCTAACGGGCGAATGATCGTGGTGCGCATTAATGATCGCGGCCCTTATGGCAACGACCGCGTGATTTCGCTTTCTCGCGCGGCAGCTGACCGTCTTAACACGTCAAACAACACCAAAGTTCGTATCGATCCGATTATTGTCGCCCAGGATGGTTCGCTTTCTGGTCCTGGTATGGCTTGTACCACAGTCGCCAAACAGACTTACGCCCTGCCAGCACCTCCCGATTTAAGCGGTGGCGCGGGAACAAGTTCAGTGCCTGTCCCGCAGGGTGACATTCTTCCGGTCAGTAATTCGACGCTAAAAAGCGAAGATCCGACCGGCGCGCCGGTAACCAGCAGCGGTTTCCTCGGCGCACCAACGACCTTAGCGCCTGGTGTACTGGAAGGCAGCGAACCGACGCCTGCGCCACAGCCCGTTGTTACAGCTCCGTCGACAACGCCTGCAACCTCACCTGCAATGGTGACACCGCAAGCCGCCTCGCAAAGCGCCAGCGGCAACTTTATGGTGCAAGTCGGGGCCGTTAGCGATCAGGCTCGTGCGCAACAGTACCAACAGCAACTGGGACAGAAGTTCGGCGTCCCCGGTCGCGTAACTCAAAATGGCGCGGTCTGGCGGATCCAGCTTGGCCCATTCGCCAGCAAAGCCGAAGCCAGTACCTTGCAGCAACGTTTGCAAACCGAAGCCCAATTACAGTCATTTATTACCACCGCGCAGTAG
- the rlmH gene encoding 23S rRNA (pseudouridine(1915)-N(3))-methyltransferase RlmH, giving the protein MKLQLVAVGTKMPDWVQTGFTEYLRRFPKDMPFELIEIPAGKRGKNADIKRILDKEGEQMLAAAGKNRIVTLDIPGKPWDTPQLAAELERWKLDGRDVSLLIGGPEGLSPACKAAAEQSWSLSALTLPHPLVRVLVAESLYRAWSITTNHPYHRE; this is encoded by the coding sequence GTGAAGCTGCAACTTGTCGCCGTGGGAACGAAAATGCCGGACTGGGTACAAACCGGTTTTACCGAGTACCTGCGTCGTTTTCCGAAAGATATGCCCTTCGAGCTGATTGAAATTCCGGCCGGAAAACGCGGCAAGAATGCGGACATCAAGCGCATACTCGACAAAGAGGGTGAGCAGATGTTGGCGGCCGCAGGCAAAAACCGCATTGTCACCCTCGATATTCCAGGCAAGCCCTGGGATACGCCGCAGTTAGCCGCTGAGCTGGAACGCTGGAAGCTGGATGGTCGCGACGTCAGTCTACTGATTGGCGGGCCTGAAGGGTTGTCGCCTGCCTGTAAAGCGGCGGCGGAGCAGAGCTGGTCGCTGTCGGCACTTACCCTTCCCCATCCGCTGGTTCGCGTGCTGGTCGCAGAGAGTCTGTACCGGGCGTGGAGCATCACCACCAACCATCCTTATCACCGTGAGTGA
- the nadD gene encoding nicotinate-nucleotide adenylyltransferase, which translates to MKSLQALFGGTFDPVHYGHLKPVETLANLIGLTRVTIIPNNVPPHRPQPEANSMQRKHMLELAIADKPLFTLDERELKRNAPSYTAQTLKEWRQEQGPDVPLAFIIGQDSLLTFPTWYEYETILDNAHLIVCRRPGYPLEMAQPQYQQWLEDHLTHNPEDLHLQPAGKIYLAETPWFNISATIIRERLQNGESCEDLLPEPVLTYINQQGLYR; encoded by the coding sequence ATGAAATCTTTACAGGCTCTGTTTGGCGGCACCTTTGATCCGGTGCACTATGGTCATCTTAAACCCGTGGAAACGCTGGCGAATTTGATTGGTCTGACGCGGGTCACAATCATCCCTAATAATGTTCCTCCGCATCGTCCCCAGCCGGAAGCAAACAGCATGCAGCGTAAACACATGCTTGAACTGGCGATTGCCGACAAGCCATTATTTACTCTTGATGAACGCGAGCTAAAGCGCAATGCCCCCTCTTACACTGCGCAAACACTGAAAGAGTGGCGGCAGGAGCAAGGACCGGACGTGCCGCTGGCGTTTATTATTGGTCAGGATTCATTGCTGACCTTTCCGACCTGGTACGAATACGAAACGATACTCGACAATGCACATTTGATCGTCTGTCGGCGTCCTGGTTACCCACTTGAAATGGCACAACCACAATATCAGCAATGGCTGGAGGATCATTTGACACATAACCCGGAAGATCTTCACCTTCAGCCTGCCGGTAAAATTTATCTGGCTGAAACGCCGTGGTTTAACATCTCGGCGACCATCATCCGCGAACGTTTGCAAAATGGTGAATCGTGTGAGGATTTATTACCGGAACCGGTACTGACTTACATTAACCAACAAGGCTTGTATCGCTGA
- the dacA gene encoding D-alanyl-D-alanine carboxypeptidase DacA: MNTIFSARIMKRLALTTALCTAFISAAHADDLNIKTMIPGVPQIDAESYILIDYNSGKVLAEQNADVRRDPASLTKMMTSYVIGQAMKAGKFKETDLVTIGNDAWATGNPVFKGSSLMFLKPGMQVPVSQLIRGINLQSGNDACVAMADFAAGSQDAFVGLMNSYVNALGLKNTHFQTVHGLDADGQYSSARDMALIGQALIRDVPNEYSIYKEKEFTFNGIRQLNRNGLLWDNSLNVDGIKTGHTDKAGYNLVASATEGQMRLISAVMGGRTFKGREAESKKLLTWGFRFFETVNPLKVGKEFASEPVWFGDSDRASLGVDKDVYLTIPRGRMKDLKASYVLNSSELHAPLQKNQVVGTINFQLDGKTIEQRPLVVLQEIPEGNFFGKIIDYIKLMFHHWFG; this comes from the coding sequence ATGAATACCATTTTTTCCGCTCGTATCATGAAGCGCCTGGCGCTCACCACGGCTCTTTGCACAGCCTTTATCTCTGCTGCACATGCCGATGACCTGAATATCAAAACCATGATCCCGGGTGTACCGCAGATCGACGCGGAGTCCTACATCCTGATTGACTATAACTCCGGCAAAGTACTCGCCGAACAGAACGCTGATGTCCGCCGCGATCCTGCCAGCCTGACCAAAATGATGACCAGTTACGTTATCGGCCAGGCAATGAAAGCCGGTAAATTTAAAGAAACTGATTTAGTCACTATCGGCAACGACGCATGGGCCACCGGTAACCCGGTGTTTAAAGGTTCTTCGCTGATGTTCCTCAAACCGGGCATGCAGGTTCCGGTTTCTCAGCTGATCCGCGGTATTAACCTGCAATCGGGTAACGATGCTTGTGTCGCCATGGCCGATTTTGCCGCTGGTAGCCAGGACGCTTTTGTTGGCTTGATGAACAGCTACGTTAACGCCCTGGGCCTGAAAAATACCCACTTCCAGACGGTACACGGTCTGGATGCTGATGGTCAGTACAGCTCCGCGCGAGATATGGCGCTGATCGGCCAGGCGTTGATCCGTGACGTACCGAATGAATACTCGATCTATAAAGAAAAAGAATTTACGTTTAACGGTATTCGCCAGCTGAACCGTAACGGCCTGTTATGGGATAACAGCCTGAATGTCGACGGCATCAAAACCGGACACACTGACAAAGCAGGTTACAACCTTGTTGCTTCTGCGACTGAAGGCCAGATGCGCTTGATCTCTGCGGTGATGGGCGGACGTACTTTTAAAGGCCGTGAAGCCGAAAGTAAAAAATTGCTAACCTGGGGCTTCCGTTTCTTCGAAACCGTTAACCCACTGAAAGTAGGTAAAGAGTTCGCCTCTGAACCGGTTTGGTTTGGTGATTCTGATCGCGCTTCGTTAGGGGTTGATAAAGACGTGTACCTGACCATTCCGCGTGGTCGCATGAAAGATCTGAAAGCCAGCTATGTGCTGAACAGCAGTGAATTGCATGCGCCGCTGCAAAAGAATCAGGTCGTCGGTACTATCAACTTCCAGCTTGATGGCAAAACGATCGAACAACGCCCGCTGGTTGTGCTGCAAGAAATCCCGGAAGGTAACTTCTTCGGCAAAATCATTGATTACATTAAATTAATGTTCCATCACTGGTTTGGTTAA
- the lipA gene encoding lipoyl synthase, translating to MSKPIVMERGVKYRDADKMALIPVKNVATEREALLRKPEWMKIKLPADSTRIQGIKAAMRKNGLHSVCEEASCPNLAECFNHGTATFMILGAICTRRCPFCDVAHGRPVAPDANEPVKLAQTIADMALRYVVITSVDRDDLRDGGAQHFADCITAIREKSPQIKIETLVPDFRGRMDRALDILTATPPDVFNHNLENVPRIYRQVRPGADYNWSLKLLERFKEAHPEIPTKSGLMVGLGETNEEIIEVMRDLRRHGVTMLTLGQYLQPSRHHLPVQRYVSPDEFDEMKAEALAMGFTHAACGPFVRSSYHADLQAKGMEVK from the coding sequence ATGAGTAAACCCATTGTGATGGAACGCGGTGTTAAATACCGCGATGCCGATAAGATGGCCCTTATCCCGGTTAAAAACGTGGCAACAGAGCGCGAAGCCCTGCTGCGCAAGCCGGAATGGATGAAAATCAAGCTTCCAGCGGACTCTACACGTATCCAGGGCATCAAAGCCGCAATGCGCAAAAATGGCCTGCATTCTGTCTGTGAGGAAGCCTCCTGCCCTAACCTGGCGGAATGCTTTAACCACGGCACAGCAACGTTTATGATCCTCGGCGCTATTTGTACCCGCCGTTGCCCGTTCTGTGACGTTGCCCACGGTCGCCCGGTAGCTCCTGATGCCAATGAACCAGTGAAACTGGCGCAGACCATTGCCGATATGGCGCTGCGTTATGTGGTTATCACCTCCGTTGACCGTGATGACCTGCGCGATGGCGGTGCCCAGCACTTTGCGGATTGCATTACTGCCATTCGGGAAAAAAGCCCGCAAATCAAAATTGAAACTCTGGTGCCGGATTTCCGCGGTCGTATGGATCGTGCTCTGGATATTCTGACCGCCACACCACCAGATGTGTTCAACCATAACCTGGAAAACGTACCGCGTATTTACCGTCAGGTACGGCCTGGTGCAGATTACAACTGGTCGCTGAAGCTGCTGGAACGCTTTAAAGAAGCGCATCCGGAAATCCCGACCAAGTCTGGTCTGATGGTGGGACTGGGTGAAACCAATGAAGAAATTATTGAGGTAATGCGCGACCTGCGCCGTCATGGTGTGACGATGCTAACGCTGGGGCAATATTTGCAGCCAAGCCGCCATCACCTGCCGGTTCAACGTTACGTTAGCCCGGATGAGTTCGACGAAATGAAAGCCGAAGCGCTGGCGATGGGCTTTACCCATGCTGCATGCGGTCCGTTTGTCCGCTCTTCTTACCACGCCGATTTGCAGGCGAAAGGGATGGAAGTTAAGTAA
- the lipB gene encoding lipoyl(octanoyl) transferase LipB: MYQDKILVRQLGLQPYEPISQAMHEFTDTRDDSTLDEIWLVEHYPVFTQGQAGKAEHILMPGDIPVIQSDRGGQVTYHGPGQQVMYVLLNLKRRKLGVRELVTLLEQTVVNTLAELGIEAHPRADAPGVYVGEKKICSLGLRIRRGCSFHGLALNVNMDLSPFLRINPCGYAGMEMAKISQWKPEATTNNIAPRLLENILALLNNPDFEYITA, encoded by the coding sequence TTGTATCAGGATAAAATTCTTGTCCGCCAGCTCGGTCTTCAGCCTTACGAGCCAATCTCCCAGGCTATGCATGAATTCACCGATACCCGCGATGATAGTACCCTTGATGAAATCTGGCTGGTCGAGCACTATCCGGTATTCACCCAAGGGCAGGCAGGAAAGGCGGAGCACATTTTAATGCCGGGTGATATTCCGGTGATCCAGAGCGATCGCGGTGGGCAGGTGACTTATCACGGGCCGGGGCAACAGGTGATGTATGTGTTGCTTAACCTGAAACGCCGTAAACTCGGTGTGCGTGAACTGGTGACCTTGCTTGAGCAAACAGTGGTGAATACCCTGGCTGAACTGGGTATAGAAGCGCATCCTCGGGCTGACGCGCCTGGTGTCTATGTCGGGGAAAAGAAAATTTGCTCACTGGGTTTACGTATTCGACGCGGTTGTTCATTCCACGGTCTGGCATTAAACGTCAATATGGATCTTTCACCATTTTTACGTATTAATCCTTGTGGGTATGCAGGAATGGAAATGGCTAAAATATCACAATGGAAACCCGAAGCGACAACTAATAATATTGCACCACGTTTACTGGAAAATATTTTAGCGCTACTAAACAATCCTGACTTCGAATATATTACCGCTTAA
- the ybeD gene encoding DUF493 family protein YbeD: protein MKTKLNELLEFPTPFTYKVMGQALPELVDQVVEVVQRHAPGDYTPTVKPSSKGNYHSVSITINATHIEQVETLYEELGKIDIVRMVL from the coding sequence ATGAAAACCAAACTTAACGAACTGCTTGAATTCCCTACTCCTTTTACTTACAAAGTTATGGGGCAGGCGTTACCTGAGCTGGTTGATCAGGTGGTTGAAGTGGTACAGCGCCATGCGCCAGGTGACTACACCCCAACGGTAAAACCAAGCAGCAAAGGCAACTACCACTCGGTATCTATCACTATCAACGCCACTCATATCGAGCAGGTTGAAACACTGTATGAAGAACTGGGCAAAATCGATATTGTCCGCATGGTTCTGTAA